In a single window of the Paenibacillus sp. MMS20-IR301 genome:
- a CDS encoding SDR family oxidoreductase encodes MSQQNKVAVVTGGANGIGRCITEELLKAGAAVACIDTDPEAGNLLAGRYGAERLFFYQGDIAERSVIEDFTAQVTGRFGQVDYLINNACISKKGLLTGCSYDDFEYVQRIGVTAPYYLTLRLKEYFAQGASIVNISSSRERMSQPDTESYTAAKGGIGSLTHALSVSLAGKVRVNAVSPGWIDTAAYHGTGEAGTPVHSEADRLQHPAGRVGTPTDIAAMVLFLCSDAAGFITGENITIDGGMGKQMIYHGDEGWTFLPGGQL; translated from the coding sequence ATGAGCCAACAGAATAAAGTTGCAGTGGTGACCGGCGGTGCGAACGGCATCGGGCGCTGCATTACTGAAGAGCTGCTGAAGGCAGGGGCAGCAGTTGCCTGTATAGATACTGATCCTGAAGCCGGGAATCTGCTGGCCGGGCGTTATGGGGCGGAGCGCCTGTTTTTCTATCAGGGGGATATCGCTGAACGTTCTGTAATCGAGGATTTCACTGCGCAGGTTACCGGGCGGTTCGGGCAGGTGGATTATCTAATTAATAATGCCTGTATCAGCAAAAAGGGTCTGCTTACAGGCTGCAGCTATGACGACTTCGAATATGTTCAGCGGATCGGAGTCACTGCGCCGTATTATTTAACGCTGCGGCTTAAGGAGTATTTCGCGCAAGGGGCCTCTATTGTGAATATTTCCTCCAGCCGGGAGCGGATGTCCCAGCCGGATACCGAGAGCTATACTGCTGCCAAAGGCGGCATCGGGTCCTTGACCCATGCGCTTAGCGTAAGTCTGGCCGGCAAAGTACGGGTCAATGCGGTCAGTCCCGGATGGATTGACACTGCGGCCTATCATGGAACAGGTGAAGCCGGGACACCCGTCCATTCTGAGGCGGACCGGCTGCAGCATCCGGCTGGACGTGTAGGAACACCGACGGATATTGCCGCTATGGTACTGTTCCTGTGCAGTGATGCCGCAGGCTTCATTACCGGTGAGAACATTACTATCGATGGCGGGATGGGCAAGCAGATGATTTATCATGGCGATGAAGGCTGGACCTTTCTTCCCGGGGGGCAATTATGA
- a CDS encoding xanthine phosphoribosyltransferase has translation MELLKQRILEEGVVISDQVLKLDGLLNHQVDPMLTMEMGREFARRFEAAGVTRVVTVESSGIAVAFATAVEMKVPLVFARRKKTLLADPDALCERVPSFTKGIVTDIMLSRQYISADDKILFIDDIIANGDAARGLIKIIQRSGAELVGLGVVVEKSFQAGARTIREQGIRLESLVSIASLSEGTITFE, from the coding sequence ATGGAATTATTGAAACAACGGATTTTGGAGGAAGGGGTCGTCATCTCAGATCAGGTACTGAAGCTGGACGGGCTCTTGAACCACCAGGTAGATCCTATGCTGACGATGGAAATGGGACGGGAGTTTGCCCGGAGATTTGAAGCTGCCGGAGTTACACGCGTAGTTACTGTGGAATCCTCGGGTATTGCCGTGGCATTTGCCACCGCAGTTGAAATGAAGGTGCCGCTGGTCTTTGCCCGCCGCAAAAAAACACTGCTCGCCGACCCCGATGCCTTATGCGAACGCGTGCCGTCTTTTACCAAAGGGATTGTAACAGACATTATGCTGTCCCGGCAGTATATCTCGGCTGATGACAAAATTCTCTTCATTGATGATATTATTGCCAACGGTGACGCTGCACGCGGTCTGATCAAGATTATCCAGCGCTCGGGTGCCGAACTTGTCGGACTTGGGGTTGTGGTGGAGAAAAGCTTCCAGGCCGGCGCCCGCACCATCCGTGAGCAGGGGATCCGCCTGGAGTCGCTGGTCAGCATCGCTTCCTTGAGTGAGGGCACCATTACTTTCGAATAA
- a CDS encoding AAA family ATPase — translation MRIESLRIGGYGRLAERGMELNEGVTVLFGRNEAGKSTTLQFIRAMLYGIPGRSNPAERYEPLHGGLHGGVLNVRDAEGAHWVIRRFASGGEGPGRAEKLQITVSHPDGSMEELNQAELERRLLGGVSRSMFRQLFAVSLGELQELGTLQSGEMSSYLFHAGMGGGGDIMKAERRLVQEAEKLYKPRGKLQEAAKILQAIEKLEREVAESRSYLPRYNENTLALEQAGQRLAEMKVSREAAEDKLLKLRKAAEIRELWLKWCEARLELAALPEIPAFPEDGAERWSALESSLRGLQGAAFRLERLQKELEAELASNAPDPLLQQHGPLLEALDKRRGSYEDKHAEHQRLTGELLSLGEHLQRILRSIGAGWSAAELAAFSAAAADREAARRFAASFAGYDRQMEARGAEQHSLRAKLAAAAAALQGAERQLAREHAAGATDFAGLAPRSPRELLQLWDQLQQAAERWREAQLGSASGGAEVPRRPGGNGRRAQRYRRLLQAGAALTLLLPPALLLTGAPPVSAWSALGLLAAADLGLWSAMRAAADPSPPTPGGGDTGAAAAEMLRLRGLLLADSEQGGHRAGGFDAGGLESGMRELRRLMEAWNAWRQRVDRQQAEVESCRTALAALTGEERVLVEALEQAESSFTELATRYEEWLTQKGLPEGLAPESLPEIFALAEQGNELLRQEGKLQLRLSGLAAECSAYEQEGLRLLNEAEAAASGRGGQPDGSGRPYDPSAALYGEDFLGGFTSAEEAAFPSESQSGSESELQSQSQSLSQSSGPALSMPVHSGQATAARPQSLLSWLDLRSRQWDQLKTDLLRRESIGARLDEVQEELAANLQEQAELNIRSRKLLQEGGAADGEDFLRRSAAWLRHSELTRAVRQWELAMFGGWESGGKEELLALLEHHDARRLEQERAAAEDEVLRCEEERSALLQQRGKLLQEREELKRRCKADSALQQLEEQRAALHKLAGQYAVTALAAELIGRTRRIYEEEKQPQVLQLASRYFSKLTYGEYDRILMTLGHKELKAQHRDGSLLDSGQLSRGTAEQLYLAIRLALAETMSSKVNLPLFFDDLFVNFDEHRLHAALALLGELSVSRQIVMMTCHRHVAEAAARIIPAAAVISV, via the coding sequence ATGCGGATTGAATCTTTGCGGATCGGCGGCTACGGCCGCCTGGCAGAGCGCGGGATGGAACTGAATGAAGGCGTTACCGTGCTGTTCGGGCGGAATGAAGCCGGCAAAAGCACAACCCTGCAGTTCATCCGTGCGATGCTCTACGGGATTCCCGGCCGGAGTAATCCAGCTGAACGTTATGAACCGCTGCATGGCGGCCTGCACGGCGGGGTACTGAATGTGCGTGATGCTGAAGGTGCACACTGGGTCATCCGCCGCTTTGCTTCCGGCGGCGAAGGGCCGGGCCGGGCAGAGAAGCTGCAGATTACAGTGAGCCACCCGGATGGCAGCATGGAAGAGCTGAATCAGGCTGAGCTCGAGCGCCGGCTGCTGGGCGGAGTCTCGCGGAGCATGTTCCGCCAGCTGTTTGCCGTATCCCTCGGGGAGCTGCAGGAGCTTGGGACCCTGCAGTCTGGAGAGATGAGCAGCTATCTGTTTCATGCCGGTATGGGCGGCGGAGGCGATATTATGAAGGCGGAGCGCCGCCTGGTCCAGGAGGCCGAGAAGCTCTATAAACCGCGCGGCAAGCTGCAGGAGGCTGCCAAAATTCTGCAGGCAATCGAGAAGCTGGAACGGGAAGTGGCGGAGAGCCGCTCATATCTGCCGAGATATAACGAGAATACGCTGGCACTGGAGCAGGCGGGGCAGAGACTTGCAGAGATGAAAGTTAGCCGGGAAGCTGCGGAGGACAAGCTGCTGAAGCTGCGCAAGGCCGCAGAGATCCGGGAGCTGTGGCTGAAGTGGTGCGAGGCCCGGCTTGAGCTTGCGGCCCTGCCGGAGATTCCGGCATTCCCGGAAGACGGAGCAGAGCGCTGGAGCGCCTTGGAGAGCAGCCTGCGGGGCCTGCAGGGGGCAGCCTTCCGGCTGGAGCGGCTGCAGAAGGAGCTTGAGGCTGAGCTTGCCAGTAATGCGCCGGACCCCCTGCTTCAGCAGCATGGACCGCTGCTGGAAGCGCTGGACAAGCGGCGCGGCAGCTACGAGGACAAGCATGCCGAGCACCAGCGGCTTACCGGCGAGCTGCTGTCGCTGGGGGAGCATCTCCAGCGTATTCTGCGCAGCATCGGGGCAGGCTGGAGCGCTGCAGAGCTCGCAGCCTTCTCTGCAGCGGCGGCCGACCGCGAGGCCGCGCGGCGGTTCGCCGCCTCCTTTGCCGGGTATGACCGGCAAATGGAGGCGCGGGGCGCGGAGCAGCACAGCCTCCGCGCCAAGCTTGCTGCAGCGGCTGCCGCGCTGCAGGGCGCCGAGCGCCAGCTTGCGCGCGAGCACGCCGCTGGCGCTACCGACTTCGCGGGCCTGGCTCCGCGCAGCCCGCGTGAACTGCTGCAGCTGTGGGACCAGCTGCAGCAGGCCGCCGAGCGCTGGCGCGAAGCGCAGCTCGGCTCAGCAAGCGGCGGCGCGGAGGTCCCGCGCCGCCCCGGCGGGAACGGGCGCCGGGCGCAGCGCTACCGGCGCCTCCTGCAGGCAGGCGCAGCGCTGACGCTGCTGCTGCCGCCTGCGCTGCTCTTGACCGGGGCGCCGCCGGTCAGCGCATGGTCCGCGCTCGGCCTGCTGGCCGCCGCGGACTTAGGTCTGTGGTCCGCCATGCGCGCAGCGGCGGACCCTTCCCCGCCTACGCCGGGCGGCGGGGACACGGGCGCAGCCGCAGCGGAGATGCTGCGGCTGCGCGGGCTGCTGCTCGCGGACAGCGAGCAGGGGGGGCACCGGGCCGGCGGATTTGACGCCGGCGGGCTGGAGAGCGGCATGCGCGAGCTGCGCCGGCTGATGGAGGCATGGAATGCCTGGCGCCAGCGTGTAGACCGGCAGCAAGCCGAAGTGGAGAGCTGCCGGACTGCGCTTGCGGCGCTCACCGGAGAGGAGCGGGTGCTAGTAGAAGCGCTGGAACAGGCGGAGAGCAGCTTCACCGAGTTGGCCACCCGTTATGAAGAATGGCTGACGCAGAAAGGGCTGCCGGAAGGGCTGGCACCGGAGAGCCTGCCGGAGATCTTCGCCCTGGCCGAGCAGGGGAATGAGCTGCTCCGCCAGGAGGGGAAACTGCAGCTCCGGCTGAGCGGACTTGCCGCCGAATGCTCAGCCTACGAGCAGGAAGGGCTGAGGCTGCTAAATGAGGCAGAGGCTGCTGCATCCGGCAGAGGCGGTCAGCCTGACGGAAGCGGGAGACCGTATGATCCGTCTGCGGCACTTTATGGTGAGGATTTCTTGGGAGGGTTCACTTCTGCTGAAGAAGCGGCATTCCCATCAGAATCTCAATCTGGATCTGAATCTGAACTTCAGTCTCAATCTCAATCTTTATCCCAATCCTCTGGGCCGGCACTCTCTATGCCAGTACATTCTGGTCAAGCAACAGCGGCCCGGCCCCAGTCCCTCTTGTCCTGGCTGGATCTGCGTTCACGGCAGTGGGATCAGCTGAAGACGGATCTGCTGCGCAGGGAGAGCATCGGTGCCCGGCTGGATGAAGTGCAGGAGGAGCTAGCTGCGAACCTGCAGGAGCAGGCGGAGCTGAATATACGGAGCCGGAAGCTTCTGCAGGAGGGCGGTGCTGCCGACGGTGAGGATTTCCTGAGGCGGTCGGCAGCCTGGTTGCGGCATAGCGAGTTGACGCGGGCCGTCCGGCAATGGGAGCTGGCGATGTTTGGCGGCTGGGAGAGCGGAGGCAAGGAAGAGCTGCTTGCACTGCTTGAACATCATGATGCCCGGCGGCTGGAGCAGGAGCGTGCAGCGGCAGAAGATGAGGTGTTGCGCTGTGAGGAGGAGCGCAGTGCCCTGCTCCAGCAGCGCGGCAAGCTGCTGCAGGAGAGGGAGGAGCTGAAGAGACGCTGCAAGGCGGACTCGGCGCTGCAGCAGCTGGAAGAGCAGCGGGCGGCGCTGCACAAGCTGGCCGGACAATATGCGGTAACGGCGCTCGCTGCCGAGCTGATCGGGCGGACGCGCCGGATCTATGAGGAGGAGAAGCAGCCGCAGGTGCTGCAGCTGGCCTCCCGGTATTTCTCCAAGCTGACCTATGGCGAATATGACAGGATTCTTATGACGCTCGGGCATAAAGAGCTGAAGGCACAGCACAGGGACGGCAGCCTGCTGGACAGCGGGCAGCTCAGCCGGGGAACAGCGGAGCAGCTGTACCTGGCTATCCGGCTGGCCCTGGCAGAGACCATGAGCAGCAAGGTGAATCTGCCGCTGTTTTTCGATGATCTGTTCGTCAATTTCGATGAACACCGGCTGCACGCGGCTCTTGCCCTGCTGGGAGAGCTGTCCGTGTCCAGGCAGATTGTGATGATGACTTGCCACCGGCATGTGGCGGAGGCGGCTGCACGAATTATTCCTGCCGCTGCCGTTATTTCCGTGTAA
- a CDS encoding DNA repair exonuclease, with protein sequence MIPFRFLHAADLHLDSRFAGLAHLPQAIRSYLRESTFAALGRLVRVAVTQRVDFVVISGDVYDITDASLQGQLRFREALEELGRHGIEVFLIHGNHDPLDGPRLTAEPPGHVTVFGGSEPGQATAHLRGGGSDVAVISGISYPTAKVTENTALRFSRRPGSGLFHIALLHGNVDGDLEHETYSPCSRKDLIYSGYDYWALGHIHKRSILHERPLIVYPGNIQGRSIKETGPKGCYIVDVNAEGTAEPQFHELDYVRWQVRELAIEGLHSEAEWTQAVEDMVEAVREETPQLMSVVRFRLTGRGPVHRILAEKGAADDLLAELQRRETVRAQRQEYAGLVWTEGFAVETGLAVDRERLLQEDSFLGELLRLAERSGDSGQELDGLVAAALRPLMENQELRRLLSSAQAEEKLEWLRGAAELGITLLSGMDESAGAPAEPAAREGAGKSGEAAPYREREEEVLERRDT encoded by the coding sequence ATGATTCCTTTTCGATTCCTGCATGCTGCAGACCTGCATCTGGACAGCCGTTTCGCCGGGCTGGCCCATCTGCCGCAGGCTATACGCTCCTATCTCAGGGAGTCCACCTTCGCCGCCCTCGGGCGGCTTGTCCGCGTTGCGGTTACGCAGAGGGTTGATTTCGTCGTCATCAGCGGTGATGTATACGATATCACCGATGCTTCGCTGCAGGGGCAGCTGCGGTTCCGGGAGGCGCTGGAGGAGCTGGGGCGGCACGGGATTGAGGTGTTTCTGATCCACGGCAATCATGATCCGCTGGACGGACCGCGGCTTACGGCAGAGCCGCCCGGGCATGTTACGGTATTCGGGGGCAGTGAGCCGGGGCAGGCAACGGCACATCTCAGGGGCGGCGGCAGCGATGTCGCTGTCATCAGCGGCATCTCTTACCCGACGGCCAAGGTAACCGAGAATACGGCACTCAGGTTCAGCCGCCGGCCGGGAAGCGGTCTGTTCCATATTGCCCTGCTGCACGGCAATGTGGACGGGGACCTTGAGCATGAGACTTATTCTCCATGCAGCCGGAAGGATCTGATATACAGCGGTTATGATTACTGGGCGCTTGGGCATATCCACAAACGCAGCATCCTGCACGAGCGGCCGCTGATTGTCTATCCCGGCAATATCCAGGGCCGCAGCATTAAAGAGACAGGGCCTAAAGGCTGCTACATCGTGGATGTAAATGCAGAGGGAACTGCTGAGCCGCAGTTTCACGAGCTGGACTATGTCCGCTGGCAGGTCCGGGAGCTGGCGATTGAGGGCCTGCATAGCGAAGCGGAGTGGACGCAGGCGGTGGAGGATATGGTGGAAGCGGTCCGTGAAGAAACGCCGCAGCTGATGTCAGTGGTGAGGTTCCGCCTGACCGGACGGGGACCCGTACACCGGATTCTGGCGGAGAAAGGAGCAGCGGACGATCTGCTCGCTGAGCTGCAGCGGCGGGAGACGGTCCGTGCACAGCGCCAGGAATATGCGGGACTGGTGTGGACCGAAGGCTTCGCGGTCGAGACGGGCCTCGCGGTTGACCGTGAGCGGCTGCTGCAGGAGGACAGCTTCCTGGGCGAACTGCTGCGGCTGGCTGAGCGGAGCGGTGACAGCGGGCAGGAGCTGGACGGACTGGTTGCCGCTGCGCTCCGGCCGCTGATGGAGAACCAGGAGCTGCGCCGGCTGCTGTCTTCCGCGCAGGCCGAAGAGAAGCTTGAATGGCTCAGAGGTGCGGCCGAGCTCGGCATTACCCTGCTGAGCGGAATGGATGAATCCGCCGGAGCGCCGGCGGAACCGGCAGCCCGGGAAGGCGCCGGTAAGTCCGGAGAAGCCGCGCCGTACAGGGAAAGGGAAGAAGAAGTGCTGGAGCGGAGGGACACATAA
- a CDS encoding glycosyltransferase family 4 protein codes for MNLLQALFFPPEQPGGVSSMIPYLQERFRSSRWEMDLFWLPKRIRGKGREEIVFETFDWAQYGESPVVQKYIQTYRDYIWWTKLRMSKSYDLIHAHHPIAGLAMKRIYPDVPLIQTLHSSYERELILNGVIQEGGLEHRFLVSIYRELEQVSDRLMTVSHAFARYLAPYIDKPESIGVIPNGFDEKRFKPVPHDNDIPQLVTVTRLVPAKGIDTLFRACAELKKRGHEYVLHIIGDGPSRGELERLAQELGIYNETIFYGYTLHPEEFMPFFDIFVLPSRAEAFGSVFAEAALSCLALVGTNVGGIPEQIEDGVNGLLVNPDDELALAEALEKVISDPGYRYELSRSAWDKAKSLYSLTRVANELKKTYLQYQPGMKG; via the coding sequence ATGAACTTGCTGCAAGCGCTATTCTTCCCGCCGGAGCAGCCCGGTGGTGTATCTTCCATGATTCCGTATCTGCAGGAACGCTTCCGGTCCAGCCGCTGGGAGATGGATTTGTTCTGGCTGCCCAAACGGATCCGGGGTAAAGGCCGTGAGGAAATTGTCTTTGAGACGTTCGACTGGGCGCAGTACGGGGAAAGTCCGGTTGTGCAAAAATATATTCAGACCTACCGTGATTACATTTGGTGGACCAAGCTGCGGATGAGTAAAAGCTACGATCTGATTCATGCCCATCATCCGATTGCCGGCCTTGCCATGAAGCGGATCTATCCTGATGTTCCCCTTATTCAGACGCTGCATTCCAGTTATGAACGCGAGCTGATTTTGAACGGAGTCATTCAGGAAGGGGGGCTTGAGCACCGGTTCCTGGTTTCGATATACCGCGAGCTTGAGCAGGTCAGTGACCGGCTGATGACGGTGTCGCATGCTTTTGCCCGCTATTTGGCCCCTTATATAGATAAACCGGAGAGCATCGGAGTCATTCCGAACGGATTCGACGAGAAAAGATTCAAGCCTGTGCCGCATGATAACGATATTCCGCAGCTGGTTACAGTGACCCGGCTGGTTCCGGCCAAGGGAATCGACACCCTGTTCAGGGCCTGTGCCGAGCTGAAGAAGCGCGGGCATGAATATGTGCTGCATATTATCGGCGACGGGCCGAGCCGGGGGGAGCTGGAGCGGCTGGCTCAGGAGCTGGGAATTTATAATGAAACGATTTTTTACGGCTATACCCTGCATCCGGAAGAATTCATGCCGTTCTTTGATATTTTTGTTCTGCCTTCACGCGCTGAAGCGTTCGGTTCAGTGTTTGCGGAGGCGGCGCTCAGCTGTCTGGCTCTGGTCGGCACCAATGTGGGCGGAATTCCCGAGCAGATTGAGGACGGGGTGAACGGCCTGCTGGTGAACCCGGATGATGAGCTGGCGCTGGCGGAAGCGCTGGAGAAAGTCATCAGTGATCCGGGCTACCGTTATGAGCTGTCACGTTCGGCTTGGGATAAGGCGAAAAGCCTGTATTCCCTGACCCGTGTAGCTAATGAGCTGAAAAAGACATACCTGCAGTATCAGCCGGGAATGAAAGGGTGA
- a CDS encoding RsmB/NOP family class I SAM-dependent RNA methyltransferase, with product MNEERLPAAYTANVTEMLGDAADAFLESYEARRTQGLRFNGLKSNSASGNTAVKQAVSQFSLTPVPWCPAGYYYEEPARPGRHPYHTAGLYYIQEPSAMSAAELLGALPGEIILDLAAAPGGKTTHIAAAMQGQGLLVSNEIHPERAKILAENVERLGITNALVTCGTPGELAKRFPEVFDRIMLDAPCSGEGMFRKDPDAIREWSPKHVEMCAARQWDILQDAYLMLKPGGTLAYSTCTFNRRENEETVERFVRAYADMELILTKRLWPHLEKGEGHFVAVLRKADSASGTGAGADNRPARNRRGERERDRGKSGPRTAASVRGALQQFTEWAAAELPGFAGRGIPLLFGESLYLLPEAFNDRLHTGMLDGLKVPRAGLHIAQLKKNRIEPAHALAMALQPDQAVRSYDLPAGGLEIQAWLRGESLPVPPGLHGWTLVTVDGLSVGWGKASSGQLKNHLPKGLRMMKAHID from the coding sequence ATGAATGAAGAACGGCTGCCTGCCGCTTACACCGCTAATGTTACAGAAATGCTGGGGGATGCGGCAGACGCTTTTCTGGAGAGCTATGAGGCACGGCGGACCCAGGGTCTGCGGTTCAACGGTTTAAAAAGCAATTCCGCATCCGGCAATACGGCTGTGAAGCAGGCAGTATCCCAGTTCAGCCTGACGCCGGTGCCGTGGTGCCCTGCAGGCTATTATTATGAAGAACCCGCCCGGCCGGGCCGCCATCCTTATCACACCGCCGGACTATATTATATTCAGGAACCCTCGGCAATGTCCGCAGCAGAGCTGCTTGGAGCGCTGCCCGGGGAGATTATTCTGGACCTTGCTGCAGCTCCAGGCGGCAAAACGACGCATATCGCCGCTGCAATGCAGGGGCAGGGACTGCTCGTCTCGAACGAAATTCATCCCGAACGGGCCAAGATACTGGCGGAAAATGTGGAACGTCTCGGCATCACCAACGCTCTCGTTACCTGCGGAACCCCGGGTGAACTTGCGAAGCGGTTCCCTGAGGTATTCGACCGGATTATGCTCGATGCCCCCTGCTCCGGTGAAGGCATGTTCCGCAAAGATCCGGATGCCATCCGCGAATGGTCGCCGAAGCATGTGGAGATGTGTGCAGCAAGACAATGGGATATTCTGCAGGATGCCTACCTGATGCTGAAGCCCGGCGGCACGCTGGCCTATTCCACCTGTACCTTCAACCGCCGGGAAAATGAAGAGACGGTCGAACGGTTCGTACGCGCTTATGCCGATATGGAGCTTATTTTGACCAAACGTCTGTGGCCGCATTTAGAGAAAGGCGAGGGCCATTTCGTTGCTGTACTGCGCAAGGCTGACTCAGCTTCCGGGACTGGGGCGGGGGCAGATAACCGCCCAGCCCGGAACAGACGCGGTGAACGTGAGCGTGACCGGGGCAAATCCGGTCCGAGAACTGCCGCCTCCGTGCGGGGGGCCTTACAGCAGTTTACGGAGTGGGCGGCCGCCGAATTGCCTGGCTTTGCCGGCCGCGGCATTCCGCTGCTCTTCGGCGAATCGCTGTACCTGCTGCCCGAAGCCTTCAATGACCGTCTGCACACCGGCATGCTGGACGGCCTTAAGGTGCCGCGGGCCGGACTGCATATTGCCCAGCTGAAGAAAAACCGGATTGAGCCTGCCCACGCTCTGGCGATGGCGCTTCAGCCGGACCAGGCTGTGCGCAGCTATGATCTGCCTGCAGGAGGACTGGAGATCCAGGCCTGGCTGCGCGGCGAGAGTCTGCCCGTTCCCCCCGGGCTGCACGGATGGACACTGGTAACTGTAGACGGCCTGTCCGTGGGCTGGGGCAAAGCCAGCTCCGGCCAGCTGAAGAATCATCTGCCCAAAGGCCTGCGGATGATGAAAGCCCATATTGACTGA
- a CDS encoding YjcZ family sporulation protein, producing the protein MGAVVPGYTSTGAILVLFILLVIISRSLFV; encoded by the coding sequence ATGGGTGCAGTTGTTCCAGGCTACACATCGACCGGTGCGATATTGGTGCTCTTCATATTGCTCGTTATCATTTCCCGTTCGTTGTTTGTCTAA
- a CDS encoding Cof-type HAD-IIB family hydrolase — translation MRYKLIALDVDGTLLNDDHQLSTENKEAIAEVTRQGGQIVLCTGRSPQNSIPFMEELGLSGYVLSHNGAATVAVEDRKVLHQYGMDARGLDPYIAYCRKHNIHFDVNTAFDMYADNVENLTKEATFMYEHFRIMPASLPAWEDFREPIVKFTVFTQSDILDEAQREWAAWGGQYNILRSGEFFVDFMHPEASKGNALKKLAEDLGIAQEQVLSIGNYYNDISMLTYAGMGIAVDNSPVEVKAAANAITGSNNEHGVRDALVKYCLS, via the coding sequence ATGAGATATAAATTAATCGCGCTGGATGTGGATGGAACACTGCTGAACGACGATCATCAGTTAAGCACGGAGAATAAAGAGGCTATTGCCGAGGTTACCCGCCAGGGCGGGCAGATCGTACTCTGTACCGGACGCAGTCCGCAGAACTCGATTCCGTTCATGGAAGAGCTGGGCTTATCGGGGTATGTGCTCAGCCATAATGGAGCGGCAACTGTAGCAGTAGAGGACCGCAAGGTGCTGCACCAATACGGCATGGATGCCCGTGGGCTTGACCCGTATATCGCGTATTGCCGGAAGCATAACATTCATTTTGACGTCAATACTGCGTTTGATATGTATGCCGATAATGTGGAGAACCTGACCAAGGAAGCTACCTTTATGTATGAGCATTTCCGGATTATGCCTGCCTCACTGCCGGCGTGGGAGGACTTCCGCGAACCGATCGTGAAATTTACCGTATTTACCCAGTCTGATATTCTGGATGAGGCGCAGCGCGAATGGGCTGCCTGGGGCGGACAGTACAACATTCTGCGCAGCGGAGAATTCTTCGTGGACTTCATGCATCCTGAAGCCTCCAAGGGCAATGCACTTAAGAAACTGGCGGAAGATTTGGGCATTGCGCAGGAGCAGGTGCTCTCCATTGGCAATTATTATAATGATATTTCGATGCTGACGTATGCTGGAATGGGCATTGCAGTGGATAACTCGCCGGTTGAGGTCAAAGCGGCAGCCAATGCCATCACCGGCAGCAATAATGAGCATGGCGTACGCGATGCGCTGGTGAAATACTGTCTGTCTTAA